In the genome of Abyssalbus ytuae, the window GAAAAATTAAAAAGCAAAAAGCTTATTGAAAAACTGTTTACTGAGGGTAAATCGGTTTCAAAGTATCCTTTAAAGCTTATTTATGTAAAAGCCGATTTAAATGACGAGGTTAAAGTACAGGCAGGAGTTTCGGTTTCCAAACGAAATTTTAAACGTGCTACAGACCGCAACAGAATAAAACGGCTTATTAGAGAAGCCTACAGGCTAAATAAAAACTTCATTTTTAACAATATACAAACCCAATATGCATTTATGTTTTTGTATATTGGCAAGCAGATTCCAAAAAACTATGACGAGATAAACAAAAACATGATCAAACTCATGCAAAAGTTTATTGATAATGAAAACTGAAAAAAATACTTATCCTATGAAAAGAAAATTTTTAGTCCCCGTAGTAGCTGTAGTTGTTCTCTTTTTTACCGTAAGTTTTAAAAATGACTTTTTTGAAATAGCAAAACAAGTAGAAATATTTACTACTATGTTTAAAGAGCTCAACATGAATTATGTAGATGAAACCAATCCTGCAGAGTTGATGGATACTGCAATTAAAAGTATGCTGGAAGATTTAGACCCTTATACGCGGTTTATGAATGAACAGGATGTAGAAGAATATAAAATAAGAAATGCGGGGCAATACTCCGGTATTGGTGCAATAGTGAGAAATTTTAAGGACAAGCTCTTAATTATAGAACCTTATAAAGGATACGCAGCCGACCTTGCAGGGTTGAAGGCGGGAGATGAAATAATAAAAATAGGCAATATTACCGTAGCCGACTTTAAGGAAGATGCATCCGAACTTTTAAAAGGAGCTGTTAATTCGGAAGTAGAAATAACTTTTAAAAGGCAGGGTAAAACACACTTCACCACAATTAAGAGAGAAGAAATAGAGGTAGATGCGGTGCCCTTTTATAAAAAAATTGATGATGAAACCGGATATATTGTACTGGATAAGTTTAACCGGAAAGCATCATCGCAAACTGAAGATGCATTAGTGCATTTGAAATCACAGGGAGCTGAAAAAATAATTTTAGACCTGAGAGGAAACCCCGGAGGGTTACTTTCTGAAGCAATAAACATCTGTAATCTTTTTGTGCCTAAAGATGAAATGATTGTAACCACTAAATCCAAAGTTAAAAAGTTTAACAGGACCTATTCTACCAAAAATGAGCCGGTTGATACTGAAATACCCTTAGTTGTATTAATAGACGGAAACAGTGCGTCGGCCAGTGAAATTGTAAGCGGAGCTTTGCAGGATCTGGACAGAGCGGTTGTAGTAGGGGCAAGAAGTTATGGGAAAGGACTTGTACAACGGCCTATTAATTTAACTTACGGAACCCAGTTAAAAGTTACGATTTCGCGATACTTTACTCCCAGCGGCAGATGCATTCAGGCTTTGGACTACTGGCACAGGGACGAAAATGGAAATGCAGTAAGAACCACCCAGGAAAATTATAAAGAATTTACCACCCGTAACGGACGGAAAGTTTATGACGGAGGCGGTGTTATGCCCGATATTGAAATAACTTCATTAAAATTAGGAGAGCTCGCCCAGGAAGTGGTGATGAATAATGTGGTTTTTGATTATGCCACCGATTACTATTACAGCCATCCTTCGATAGACCTTAATAATTTTTCATTTGACAATACTGCCTTTGATCATTTTAAAGATTTTGTATTTGAGAACGGACTTGGTTTTGATACTAAAATTGAACGCAAATTAAAATCGGCAATCAGAAATGAGGATATAAGCGAGTACGGATCCGAGGTTGAAGCCAGCTATTATAACTTTCTAACTACCATCAGCACTAATAAACTAAAAGTTTTAGACCAGGATAAGGAAGGACTGCAAAAGGATATTGAAGACGAAATCATTAAAAGATACCACTACAGGGAAGGTTTGTATGAGTATTATCTCAGCAATGATGAAGCCATTAAAAATTCTGTAGCTATTCTTGCCGACGAAAAAAAATATAAGGAAATATTACATTAAATTTATATCCGGTTTTTATCAGTAATGATAAAATCTGAAAAAGGTTACAACTAAAATTACCAAATAAAAAATTAAGCAGATTTTTTATGTAACAATCGGGTTAATTTAATTGACAGATCGGTTAAAACTATTTTTGCGTTTGCATTTCTTTCAATATGATAACTAGCATCCTGAATTTCTTTTGAAATGTCCAGGATATTATTTCCATGTACAAAAGGAGCAAATTTTTCCAGCTTGAAGCCTTCCGTTTCAAAATCCATAAACACCAGTTCGCCGGCTCCGTAATTCATTATAAGGGCCTGCCTGAATACATCGAGGCAATAATTAAGAAATTTTTTCTGGGTTTCCCTGTTTGCTTTTGCTACTTCTTCACTCCAGGAAATCAAATCGTGAATAGCGGCTTTATTCCCTTTTGCTTTAAACGCACTTCTTACCCAGATTACAAACCATTTTTCAAACACAAAATCTTCTGAATCCCTGTTTATATAGTCTAAAGCCCTGTTATAACTCCCATTGGCCTGGTGTGCTATTTTATGAGCATGCTTTTGGTCTACACCCCTTCCTGTAAGTCCGTCGGCTATTGCTTTTTCTGACAAAGGGGGAAAGTGAAGGATCTGACACCTGGATTTTATGGTTTGGATGATTTGCTCCTCATTTTCAGAAATAAGGATAAAAACAGTTTTTTCCGGAGGTTCTTCAATTAATTTCAGCAGCTTGTTAGAACATTCAGGGTTCATTCTCTCCGCCATCCATATTATCATCACCTTATATCCGCCTTCAAACGATTTTAAAGACAGTTTTTTATATATTTCCTGAGCTTCGTATACACTAATGTTACCCTGTTTATTATCAAGGCCTATTAACCGGTACCAGTCAAAAAGGTTACCGTACGGTTGTTCCTTTAAAAACCCGATCCATTCTTTATTAAACAAGCTGCTCACAGGGTGTTGAGATTTAATATCGCCGGTATTGTTTACAGGATAAGCAAAATGAAGATCGGGATGTGAAAAATTATTAAACCTGGAATTACAAGCCTGGTCAGTTGTATTATTTTCACCGTTTGTATTGCTGCAAATTATATATTGGGCGTAGGCAATTGCAACAGGCAGGGTGCCACAACCATCCGGGCCAATAAATAATTGTGCATGGGGTATCCTGCCATTATCGGCACTATGTGTCAGGTGTTTTTTAATATGCTGCTGGCCCAGGATTTCGTTAAATAACATAAAAGCAAATATAGCAGTTTAGAATTTCAAAAAAGAGCTTGTTTTTTATCAATTTCTACCTCATTTGAATTTCGTCTGAAATAATAAATATTTACCTTTGTGCCCGAATCAACTAAATGATATGAAAACAGTAGATAATTTTAATTTTGAGAACAAAAAAGCCCTTATAAGAGTAGATTTTAATGTTCCGCTTGATGCTGACTTTAATGTTACTGATGTGACAAGAATTGAAGCAGCCAAACCTACAATCATTAAAGTTTTGGAAGACGGGGGCAGTGCGGTTTTAATGAGTCACCTGGGCAGGCCAAAGGGTGAAAAAAGAGATGATATGTCATTAAAACATATTGTTGACAAAGCTTCTGAAATATTAGGAGTACAACTAAAGTTTGTTAATGATTGTATTGGCTCCGAAGCCGAACAGGCAGTAGCCGGTTTAGAACCAGGTGAAGTG includes:
- the rnpA gene encoding ribonuclease P protein component, encoding MDYTFSKREKLKSKKLIEKLFTEGKSVSKYPLKLIYVKADLNDEVKVQAGVSVSKRNFKRATDRNRIKRLIREAYRLNKNFIFNNIQTQYAFMFLYIGKQIPKNYDEINKNMIKLMQKFIDNEN
- a CDS encoding S41 family peptidase; its protein translation is MKRKFLVPVVAVVVLFFTVSFKNDFFEIAKQVEIFTTMFKELNMNYVDETNPAELMDTAIKSMLEDLDPYTRFMNEQDVEEYKIRNAGQYSGIGAIVRNFKDKLLIIEPYKGYAADLAGLKAGDEIIKIGNITVADFKEDASELLKGAVNSEVEITFKRQGKTHFTTIKREEIEVDAVPFYKKIDDETGYIVLDKFNRKASSQTEDALVHLKSQGAEKIILDLRGNPGGLLSEAINICNLFVPKDEMIVTTKSKVKKFNRTYSTKNEPVDTEIPLVVLIDGNSASASEIVSGALQDLDRAVVVGARSYGKGLVQRPINLTYGTQLKVTISRYFTPSGRCIQALDYWHRDENGNAVRTTQENYKEFTTRNGRKVYDGGGVMPDIEITSLKLGELAQEVVMNNVVFDYATDYYYSHPSIDLNNFSFDNTAFDHFKDFVFENGLGFDTKIERKLKSAIRNEDISEYGSEVEASYYNFLTTISTNKLKVLDQDKEGLQKDIEDEIIKRYHYREGLYEYYLSNDEAIKNSVAILADEKKYKEILH
- a CDS encoding DNA polymerase III subunit, translating into MLFNEILGQQHIKKHLTHSADNGRIPHAQLFIGPDGCGTLPVAIAYAQYIICSNTNGENNTTDQACNSRFNNFSHPDLHFAYPVNNTGDIKSQHPVSSLFNKEWIGFLKEQPYGNLFDWYRLIGLDNKQGNISVYEAQEIYKKLSLKSFEGGYKVMIIWMAERMNPECSNKLLKLIEEPPEKTVFILISENEEQIIQTIKSRCQILHFPPLSEKAIADGLTGRGVDQKHAHKIAHQANGSYNRALDYINRDSEDFVFEKWFVIWVRSAFKAKGNKAAIHDLISWSEEVAKANRETQKKFLNYCLDVFRQALIMNYGAGELVFMDFETEGFKLEKFAPFVHGNNILDISKEIQDASYHIERNANAKIVLTDLSIKLTRLLHKKSA